DNA from Luteolibacter yonseiensis:
AGGTGCCCGTCGTCGTCCGCGGCGACCGCGCCAGCCAGTACCAGGGCGTCATGGACGTGCTCGACGTGCTCGGCCGCGTGGGCATCACCCAGATCGGCCTGGCCACCCAGCCGCCGAAGTAGAAGCACTGAATCACAAGCATTGAATTCGAAACGAAGAACAGGCCTCCGCCTTCTTCCTCCAACTCTCAACCATCAACCATCCACTCTCCACTTCCTCCCACATGTCCCCACGCCCGCCATTCCCGCCGCCCGCGCGCAAGCCGTCCAAGCACCGCTTGCTGATCGGCATCATGCTCGCCGTCGTGCTGGTGGGGGGGCTCTTCTCCTTTTTGCTCAACGGTGGGAAAAACACGCGCAAGGCCGTGCCGCGCCAGGAAGTGGTCACCATCACGCTGCCACCGCCGCCGCCGCCACCGCCGCCGCCGCCGCCACCGAAGGTCGAGCCCCCGCCACAGGAGGACAAGCCGGAGGAGGAGCTCGTCGAGGAACAGCCCGTCGACCTGACGCCGCCGGACGAACCGGCGGAGGCCCCGCCGTCCGAAGACCTCGGCACCAACATCACCGGCGGCAACGGTCCCGACATGGGGCTCACCGCCGGCGGGGGCGGCGGCCGCGCCGGAGGCGGCAAGGGCGGCCTCGGCGGCGGGAACAAGTACGCCCGCTACTCGCTCTCCGCCAAGACCTCCATCGAGAACGCCCTGAGGAACGACCCGGTCACCCGCAAGGCCGTCATCAGCGGACTGA
Protein-coding regions in this window:
- a CDS encoding energy transducer TonB family protein — translated: MSPRPPFPPPARKPSKHRLLIGIMLAVVLVGGLFSFLLNGGKNTRKAVPRQEVVTITLPPPPPPPPPPPPPKVEPPPQEDKPEEELVEEQPVDLTPPDEPAEAPPSEDLGTNITGGNGPDMGLTAGGGGGRAGGGKGGLGGGNKYARYSLSAKTSIENALRNDPVTRKAVISGLTLEFWPGADGTITRARIIGSSAGSDLDQAVRRVLTGLQTPPAASAAEMPPSVKIRIKARKPGN